Proteins from a single region of Allocatelliglobosispora scoriae:
- a CDS encoding acyl carrier protein: MSEIAKDQVLAFIRGRYPQAEISDSEDIFQLGFINSLFAMELVMFIEKTFAVTIPNDELRIDNFRTAKSMAELVDRLSPVPVEV; encoded by the coding sequence ATGTCAGAGATCGCGAAAGACCAGGTCCTTGCCTTCATCCGCGGGCGCTACCCGCAGGCGGAGATCTCGGATTCGGAGGACATCTTCCAGCTCGGCTTCATCAACTCGCTGTTCGCGATGGAGCTGGTGATGTTCATCGAGAAGACGTTCGCCGTGACCATTCCCAACGACGAGCTGCGGATCGACAACTTCCGCACCGCGAAGTCGATGGCCGAGCTGGTGGATCGCCTGTCGCCGGTGCCGGTCGAGGTGTGA
- a CDS encoding 3-hydroxyacyl-CoA dehydrogenase family protein has translation MSVIGVIGAGVMGVGVAQNLASTGHEVVLVDKDEKILADALATIRHNCRLSRLMGGPALDADAVLAKISTGVGADAVAKADIIIENVTENWDIKREVYQALDAACGPDTVFIVNTSAIPITKVASVTKRPTQVIGVHFMNPVPAKPTVELIPGFHTTPETILRTKSLLTAMGKNAVMVKDACGFISNRVLMLTVNEAAYLVHEGVADAASVDEVFRSCFGHPMGPLETADLIGVDTILYSVEVLYEHYSDSKYRPCPLLKQMTDAGLHGRKSGRGFYDYAGSNRATAAIPAQRSVSQSVNH, from the coding sequence ATGAGTGTGATCGGCGTTATCGGCGCTGGCGTCATGGGAGTCGGCGTCGCCCAGAACCTCGCCTCCACCGGCCACGAGGTGGTCCTCGTCGACAAGGACGAGAAGATCCTCGCGGACGCGTTGGCGACCATCCGGCACAACTGCCGGCTCAGCCGCCTGATGGGCGGCCCCGCGCTCGACGCCGACGCCGTGCTGGCGAAGATCAGCACCGGTGTCGGTGCGGACGCGGTCGCGAAGGCCGACATCATCATCGAGAACGTCACCGAGAACTGGGACATCAAGCGCGAGGTCTACCAGGCGCTCGACGCCGCCTGCGGCCCCGACACCGTCTTCATCGTCAACACCTCGGCGATCCCGATCACCAAGGTCGCCTCGGTGACGAAGCGGCCCACCCAGGTGATCGGCGTGCACTTCATGAACCCGGTCCCGGCCAAGCCGACGGTGGAGCTGATCCCCGGCTTCCACACGACGCCGGAGACGATCCTGCGGACCAAGTCGCTGCTGACCGCGATGGGCAAGAACGCCGTGATGGTGAAGGACGCCTGCGGCTTCATCTCCAACCGGGTGCTGATGCTCACCGTCAACGAGGCGGCCTACCTGGTGCACGAGGGCGTCGCCGACGCGGCCTCCGTCGACGAGGTCTTCCGCAGCTGCTTCGGGCACCCGATGGGCCCGCTGGAGACCGCCGACCTGATCGGCGTCGACACCATCCTCTACAGCGTGGAGGTGCTGTACGAGCACTACTCCGACAGCAAGTACCGGCCGTGCCCCCTGCTCAAGCAGATGACCGACGCGGGGCTGCACGGCCGCAAGTCCGGCCGTGGCTTCTACGACTACGCCGGTTCCAATCGCGCTACCGCGGCCATCCCGGCCCAGCGGAGCGTCAGCCAGTCCGTCAACCACTGA
- a CDS encoding type I polyketide synthase — MSDQTESDFTGTSIAIVGMSGRFPGAADVAELWANIRAGISGITRFTDEELRAAGVPDELIADPAYVKANPVIEGIDLFDAGFFGVGPKEAQILDPQQRLYLEHNWQALEDAGCDPTRFDGTIGVFGGSAWSSYLQNNLAPSGIASVMGDLAVGLANDKDSLTTRVAHTLGLTGPSYSVQSYCSTSLVAVCAAATSLANFECDMALAGGVNVAVPHNVGYLYQQGGIAPPDAECRAFDAAGLGSPVGSGVGVVALRRLEDAIADGDRVYAVIRGWAINNDGGRKVGFTAPGVQGQAAVIAEAQSSADLSAADIDYVEAHGTGTALGDAAELAALQQVFHGEECLIGSIKTNVGHLDRAAGVTSLIKTALALRNEEIPPTRNLADPNHQLRTGEARLEVVTSLREWPRNPDRIRRAGVSSFGIGGTNAHVVLEEAPLPTRADLAPRPELLVWSARTAAAADEMTGRLADHLDVVDERIGDVAHTLQSGRRLFEHRRVVVAATAAEAAAGIRGAKVLAQADGRTDRQVAFLLAGTGEQYPGMAADLHETEPVFRAALQECRAILTERLGGIDPLAEMLSPRSAGDADGSGLSWLLGRATPAAANTGDATDRLQPATFAVEYALAQLLLSWGIRPSLMAGYSLGEYVAACLAGVLTLDDALALVAFRAQLINELPAGAMAAVPLAEAELRSRIERAQLTGVDIAAVNGPELTIVSGEPDELARLRALLEADAVPCRPLATTHAFHSRMLEPIRTRLTEWVAANIRPSAPQIPYVSNVTGTLATAEQVTDPGYWAEHMCAAVRFDASLATVIAQGDLALLEIGPGQSLGAMARGRRDYPQDRWRLVVPTLPAAADPRPASAALAEAVGRLWLAGVPIDWAGYQQDRPVAKVGLPGYAFQRERYWIDAPAGGARPAARQVAPQQQQFVAVSRDEHVALLSPQWTVAAIAGAALPVDRCVLVTSGPDPLAAALADALRAGGAEVAAVADDADRATLTARLQAQAPTLVVDLRALAQAGAGGSEAVLPLAGLVDALGSDAATDVRLVVATRGGQAVLDGERPVPGHAAVGAMPVVVNQEYLNIESRTVDLDPAADTAAIVTALAAELGHTAQDVIAAYRNGSRYVRDFAAAAADGTGVSVRRGGTYLITGGLGDVGLLVGEHLVRAGAARIVLTSRAGLTGQPGDRRFDAVTGLRALGAEVLTPAVDVTDLDQMRALVTGLDRLDGVVHAAAQTGPETFRPLRDLDTDTVDRHFGAKVTGARVLADLIAELPAESAPAFALLFSSTSSILGGLAFGSYTAANAALTAIGQQHRNTATRWIAASWDTWAATLEKLEGGMGASMLAHSMSKEEALAAFDRLLAVGLPSLVVAAAGLTDRLPRLNAEPDAPVASGSRFPRPDLPQPYSPPLTATERALAEVWSEVLGVEPVGTRDNFFDLSGNSLLGLQMLALVKKRFGVAIPSVTLFEAPTVTALAAILDQQGAVIPAQAGAPVVVAAAARKPATVALRSQRLDTGVDVDRRIAVVGMAGRFPGASDVSAFWQNLRDGVESISFFSEEELLASGVSPELIRDPSYVPARPVLDDVAGFDPAFFGISPRMAALTDPQQRMFLEVCWEALEQSGYAAAEHRGRVGVYGGSNISTYLLQMPEETITNGDVSTYEIIMGNDKDALTTTVSYLFDLYGPSVAVQTFCSTSLVATHLAMQSLRNGECELAIAGGVSIRVPEKVGHVFGPGGMESPDGHVRTFDAQAKGSMFGDGAAVVVLKRLSDALRDGDHIWSVIRGSAINNDGALKVGYTAPSVVGQARVISDALADAGVTGEDISYIEAHGTATELGDPIELAALTRAFGPTEENQYCPIGSVKTNIGHLDRAAGVTGLIKTSLALRDQVIPASLHYTSPNPDIDFENSPFYVNTELTPWRARDGRTPMAGINSLGMGGTNVHVVVEQAPTREFGDAGDEPTRRFQVVPVSARNATAADQAVTRLADHLKGAPGIRLIDLAYTLQVGRKTFEHRRVLTTDSTADAAAVLGGETPGRLLTRIDTVKGRQVAFLLTGVGEQYPGMAGELYRREPVFRAALDECLAALSPLLPEVDLLDLLTGERGAGADLASLLGRGTAAADPRVALLERTEVVQPALFAIEYALASTLITWGVQPRVLLGYSLGEYVAACLAGVLSLPDALRLVAHRAKLIEAVDPGAMVAVPLSPEELTAKFKLAKLGVDIAAVNGPKVTVVAGPIPAIEAFVAALRKAEIASRPLQTTHAFHSRMLAQVGPELTEWVRANITLHEPELPYISNVTGGYADADLVCDPGYWAAHMAGTVQFATGIETLLGDPQLAIVEIGPGQSLGALIRSAGAPPQRWPMILSTLPAASDSRPDDAVVTDCLARLWLLGVEPDWLTYHDRHDGAQVGDPAALPGRIPLPTYPFQRQKFWIEGTRASKSATAGHSVAAVEGDGPSLATLDAIEGLAKLPEDQWHYLPVWRQTAAPAPAAAQPASWLVYTRDGVADEVVTALAKVTTANIRLVRPGEGYATGPDGYTILPGSVDDTLALLRDLRKSGQPLERVLHLWSLGPALGETIVADGMHTLVALARAAGELGMDSWSLDAAVSGTQQVLAGDVANPYAATVTGPCRVIPLEYPTIATRLIDLDADPGATAVAALVTELQRPLADPVVALRHGRRWLPGYDPMPTITGDDRAVLREGGVYLITGGLGGIALGMAEQLATDCRAKLVLLARSGLPARAEWPGILAAEPAEGNSDKGIRARIARVVDLEQLGAEVEIVVGDVSSPDDVRRAVDIARERFGALHGVLHVAGVPGMGLMQFKRPEELDLVLAPKVGGTLAIADALRIGKPDEVELDFLVLFSSITSTTGGGPGQVDYCAANAFLDSYAYQLADTGRRVLSVNWGEWTWNAWTDGLAGYADSLQEFFQANRARIGIGFADGWRSLLRALATGEPRLVVSTQDFASMIKFSAYFTVDAVTSQALAPGGGVRHPRPELVTSYQEPSTDVEEAIAAIWCESLCLERVGVQDNFFELGGNSLLGVNIVAAIRTAFDLVELPPHILYEAPTVATLGLVVEKAASGETTGSATAENDDNGSHVRAQLRRSGLETSAGRRRGR, encoded by the coding sequence CGCGTGGAGCTCCTACCTGCAGAACAACCTCGCCCCCAGCGGGATCGCCTCGGTCATGGGCGACCTCGCGGTCGGCCTCGCCAACGACAAGGACTCGCTCACCACCCGGGTCGCGCACACCCTCGGCCTGACCGGGCCGAGCTACAGCGTGCAGAGCTACTGCTCCACCTCGCTCGTCGCAGTCTGCGCGGCGGCGACGAGCCTCGCCAACTTCGAGTGCGACATGGCGCTCGCCGGCGGTGTCAACGTGGCGGTGCCGCACAACGTCGGCTACCTCTACCAGCAGGGCGGGATCGCGCCGCCGGACGCCGAGTGCCGGGCGTTCGACGCCGCCGGTCTCGGCAGCCCGGTCGGCAGCGGCGTCGGCGTCGTCGCGCTGCGCCGGCTGGAGGACGCGATCGCCGACGGGGACCGCGTCTACGCCGTCATCCGCGGCTGGGCGATCAACAACGACGGCGGCCGGAAGGTCGGCTTCACCGCGCCCGGCGTCCAGGGGCAGGCGGCGGTCATCGCCGAGGCCCAGTCGAGCGCGGACCTCAGCGCCGCCGACATCGACTATGTCGAGGCGCACGGCACCGGCACGGCACTCGGCGACGCCGCCGAACTCGCCGCCCTGCAGCAGGTCTTCCACGGTGAGGAGTGCCTGATCGGGTCGATCAAGACCAACGTCGGGCACCTCGATCGCGCCGCCGGTGTGACGAGCCTGATCAAGACCGCGCTCGCGCTGCGCAACGAGGAGATCCCGCCGACGCGCAACCTCGCCGACCCCAACCACCAGCTGCGTACGGGTGAGGCGCGCCTCGAGGTCGTGACGAGCCTGCGGGAGTGGCCGCGCAACCCGGACCGGATCCGGCGGGCCGGGGTCAGCTCCTTCGGCATCGGCGGCACCAACGCCCACGTCGTGCTGGAGGAGGCGCCGCTGCCCACCCGGGCCGACCTCGCGCCCCGTCCGGAGCTGCTCGTCTGGTCGGCGCGCACCGCCGCCGCAGCCGACGAGATGACCGGCCGCCTCGCCGACCACCTCGACGTCGTCGACGAGCGGATCGGCGACGTCGCGCACACCCTCCAGAGTGGACGACGCCTCTTCGAGCACCGCCGCGTCGTCGTCGCCGCCACCGCGGCCGAGGCGGCGGCCGGGATCCGCGGCGCGAAGGTGCTGGCACAGGCCGACGGGCGGACCGACCGCCAGGTCGCGTTCCTGCTCGCGGGCACCGGCGAGCAGTACCCGGGCATGGCCGCCGACCTCCACGAGACCGAGCCGGTCTTCCGGGCCGCGCTCCAGGAGTGCCGCGCGATCCTGACCGAGCGCCTCGGCGGCATCGACCCGCTGGCGGAGATGCTGAGCCCGCGCAGCGCCGGTGACGCGGACGGCTCGGGCCTGAGCTGGCTGCTGGGCCGGGCCACCCCCGCCGCCGCCAACACCGGCGACGCCACCGACCGGCTCCAGCCCGCGACCTTCGCCGTCGAGTACGCCCTGGCGCAGCTCCTGCTCTCCTGGGGCATCCGGCCGAGCCTGATGGCCGGTTACAGCCTCGGCGAATACGTGGCCGCCTGCCTCGCCGGGGTGCTGACCCTCGACGACGCCCTCGCCCTGGTCGCCTTCCGGGCGCAGCTCATCAACGAGCTGCCCGCCGGTGCCATGGCGGCGGTGCCGCTCGCCGAAGCGGAGCTGCGCTCGCGGATCGAGCGGGCCCAGCTCACCGGCGTCGACATCGCCGCGGTCAACGGACCGGAGCTGACCATCGTCTCCGGCGAGCCCGACGAGCTGGCCCGGCTGCGGGCGCTGCTCGAGGCCGACGCCGTGCCGTGCCGCCCGCTCGCCACGACGCACGCCTTCCACTCCCGGATGCTGGAGCCGATCCGGACACGGCTGACGGAGTGGGTGGCGGCGAACATCCGGCCGTCGGCGCCGCAGATCCCCTACGTCTCCAACGTGACCGGGACGCTCGCGACCGCGGAGCAGGTGACGGACCCGGGGTACTGGGCCGAGCACATGTGCGCCGCGGTGCGCTTCGACGCCTCCCTCGCCACCGTCATCGCGCAGGGCGACCTCGCGCTGCTGGAGATCGGTCCGGGGCAGTCGCTCGGCGCGATGGCCCGCGGGCGCCGGGACTACCCCCAGGACCGCTGGCGCCTCGTCGTCCCCACGCTGCCCGCCGCCGCCGACCCCCGCCCGGCGAGCGCCGCGCTCGCCGAGGCCGTGGGCCGGTTGTGGCTGGCCGGCGTACCCATCGACTGGGCGGGCTACCAGCAGGACCGGCCCGTCGCCAAGGTCGGCCTGCCCGGCTACGCCTTCCAGCGCGAGCGCTACTGGATCGACGCCCCCGCCGGGGGTGCCCGTCCGGCGGCCCGCCAGGTCGCGCCACAGCAGCAGCAGTTCGTCGCGGTCTCCCGCGACGAGCACGTCGCCCTGCTGAGTCCGCAGTGGACGGTCGCCGCCATCGCCGGGGCCGCACTGCCGGTGGACCGGTGCGTGCTGGTCACGAGCGGTCCCGACCCCCTCGCGGCGGCACTCGCCGACGCGCTGCGGGCCGGTGGGGCCGAGGTCGCCGCCGTCGCCGACGACGCGGACCGGGCCACCCTCACCGCACGGCTACAGGCGCAGGCGCCGACCCTCGTCGTCGACCTGCGGGCGCTGGCGCAGGCCGGTGCCGGCGGATCGGAGGCGGTGCTGCCGCTCGCCGGTCTCGTCGACGCCCTCGGCAGCGACGCCGCCACCGATGTGCGGCTCGTCGTCGCCACCCGGGGCGGCCAGGCCGTCCTCGACGGCGAGCGCCCGGTGCCCGGCCACGCCGCGGTGGGCGCCATGCCGGTCGTCGTCAACCAGGAGTACCTCAACATCGAGAGCCGGACCGTCGACCTCGACCCGGCCGCCGACACCGCCGCGATCGTCACCGCGCTCGCCGCCGAGCTCGGGCACACCGCGCAGGACGTGATCGCCGCCTACCGCAACGGTTCCCGCTACGTCCGGGACTTCGCGGCGGCAGCGGCGGACGGTACCGGCGTGTCGGTCCGTAGGGGCGGCACCTACCTCATCACCGGCGGCCTCGGCGACGTCGGCCTGCTCGTCGGCGAGCACCTGGTCCGGGCCGGTGCGGCGCGGATCGTCCTGACCAGCCGGGCCGGTCTCACCGGGCAGCCGGGCGACCGGCGCTTCGACGCGGTGACCGGGCTGCGGGCCCTCGGCGCCGAGGTCCTCACCCCGGCCGTCGACGTCACCGACCTCGACCAGATGCGAGCCCTCGTCACCGGTCTGGACCGGCTCGACGGCGTGGTCCACGCCGCCGCGCAGACGGGGCCGGAGACCTTCCGCCCGCTGCGCGACCTCGACACCGACACCGTCGACCGGCACTTCGGCGCCAAGGTGACCGGCGCGCGGGTCCTCGCGGACCTCATCGCCGAGCTGCCCGCCGAGTCGGCTCCCGCCTTCGCCCTGCTCTTCTCCTCGACCTCGTCGATCCTCGGCGGCCTGGCGTTCGGCAGCTACACCGCCGCCAACGCCGCGCTCACCGCGATCGGCCAGCAGCACCGCAACACCGCGACCCGGTGGATCGCGGCGAGCTGGGACACCTGGGCCGCCACCCTGGAGAAGCTCGAGGGCGGGATGGGCGCGAGCATGCTCGCCCACTCGATGAGCAAGGAAGAGGCGCTCGCCGCCTTCGACCGGCTGCTCGCCGTGGGCCTCCCCAGCCTCGTCGTCGCGGCGGCGGGCCTCACCGACCGGTTGCCGCGCCTCAACGCCGAGCCGGACGCCCCGGTGGCGAGCGGTTCCCGCTTCCCCCGGCCGGACCTGCCGCAGCCCTACAGCCCGCCGCTGACCGCGACCGAGCGCGCGCTCGCCGAGGTGTGGTCGGAGGTGCTCGGCGTCGAGCCGGTCGGCACCCGGGACAACTTCTTCGACCTCAGCGGCAACTCGCTGCTGGGCCTGCAGATGCTGGCGCTGGTGAAGAAGCGCTTCGGCGTCGCGATCCCGTCGGTGACCCTCTTCGAGGCACCCACCGTCACCGCGCTCGCGGCGATCCTCGACCAGCAGGGTGCGGTGATCCCGGCCCAGGCCGGCGCGCCGGTGGTCGTGGCCGCCGCAGCTCGCAAGCCCGCCACCGTCGCGCTGCGCTCGCAGCGCCTCGACACCGGCGTGGACGTCGACCGGCGCATCGCGGTGGTCGGCATGGCCGGCCGCTTCCCGGGTGCCTCGGACGTCTCGGCCTTCTGGCAGAACCTGCGCGACGGCGTCGAGTCGATCAGCTTCTTCTCCGAGGAGGAGCTGCTCGCCTCCGGTGTCTCGCCGGAGCTGATCCGCGATCCGTCCTATGTGCCCGCCCGGCCCGTCCTCGACGACGTGGCGGGCTTCGACCCCGCCTTCTTCGGCATCAGCCCGCGGATGGCGGCGCTGACCGACCCGCAGCAGCGGATGTTCCTCGAGGTGTGCTGGGAGGCGCTGGAGCAGTCCGGCTACGCCGCCGCCGAGCACCGGGGCCGGGTCGGCGTCTACGGCGGGTCCAACATCAGCACCTACCTGCTGCAGATGCCCGAGGAGACGATCACCAACGGCGACGTCAGCACCTACGAGATCATCATGGGCAACGACAAGGACGCCCTGACCACCACGGTCTCCTACCTCTTCGACCTCTACGGGCCCAGCGTCGCCGTGCAGACCTTCTGCTCGACCTCGCTGGTCGCCACCCACCTCGCGATGCAGAGCCTGCGCAACGGGGAGTGCGAGCTGGCGATCGCGGGCGGTGTCTCGATCCGGGTGCCGGAGAAGGTGGGCCACGTCTTCGGCCCCGGCGGCATGGAGTCGCCCGACGGCCACGTGCGCACCTTCGACGCCCAGGCCAAGGGCAGCATGTTCGGCGACGGCGCGGCGGTCGTGGTGCTCAAGCGCCTCTCCGACGCGCTGCGCGACGGCGACCACATCTGGTCGGTGATCCGGGGCTCGGCGATCAACAACGACGGCGCCCTCAAGGTCGGCTACACCGCGCCGAGCGTGGTCGGGCAGGCCCGGGTGATCTCCGACGCGCTCGCCGACGCGGGCGTCACCGGCGAGGACATCAGCTACATCGAGGCGCACGGCACCGCCACCGAGCTCGGCGACCCGATCGAGCTCGCGGCCCTGACCAGGGCGTTCGGCCCGACCGAGGAGAACCAGTACTGCCCGATCGGCTCCGTGAAGACCAACATCGGGCACCTCGACCGCGCCGCCGGCGTCACCGGCCTGATCAAGACCTCGCTGGCGCTGCGGGACCAGGTGATCCCGGCGAGCCTGCACTACACGAGCCCGAACCCCGACATCGACTTCGAGAACAGCCCCTTCTACGTCAACACCGAGCTGACGCCGTGGCGGGCCCGGGACGGCCGGACGCCGATGGCCGGCATCAACTCGCTCGGCATGGGCGGCACCAACGTGCACGTCGTCGTCGAGCAGGCACCCACCCGCGAGTTCGGCGACGCGGGCGACGAGCCCACCCGCCGCTTCCAGGTGGTGCCGGTCTCGGCGCGCAACGCCACCGCCGCCGACCAGGCCGTCACCCGGCTCGCCGACCACCTGAAGGGAGCACCCGGCATCCGGCTGATCGACCTCGCCTACACGCTCCAGGTCGGTCGCAAGACCTTCGAGCACCGCCGGGTCCTCACCACCGACAGCACGGCGGACGCCGCGGCGGTCCTCGGCGGCGAGACCCCGGGACGGCTGCTCACCCGCATCGACACGGTCAAGGGCCGCCAGGTGGCGTTCCTGCTCACCGGGGTCGGCGAGCAGTACCCGGGGATGGCCGGCGAACTCTACCGGCGCGAACCCGTCTTCCGGGCCGCGCTCGACGAGTGCCTCGCCGCCCTGAGCCCGCTGCTGCCCGAGGTCGACCTGCTCGACCTGCTGACGGGGGAGCGCGGCGCCGGGGCGGATCTCGCCTCGCTGCTGGGTCGCGGCACCGCCGCGGCCGACCCGCGGGTGGCGCTGCTGGAACGGACCGAGGTGGTCCAGCCGGCCCTCTTCGCCATCGAGTACGCCCTGGCCAGCACCCTGATCACCTGGGGCGTCCAGCCGCGGGTCCTGCTCGGCTACAGCCTCGGCGAATACGTCGCGGCCTGCCTCGCCGGGGTGCTCTCGCTGCCCGACGCGCTCCGCCTCGTCGCCCACCGGGCGAAGCTGATCGAGGCGGTCGACCCGGGCGCCATGGTCGCCGTGCCGCTCTCGCCGGAGGAGCTGACCGCGAAGTTCAAGCTCGCCAAGCTCGGCGTGGACATCGCGGCGGTCAACGGGCCGAAGGTCACCGTCGTGGCCGGGCCGATCCCGGCGATCGAGGCCTTCGTCGCCGCGCTGCGCAAGGCCGAGATCGCGAGCCGTCCACTGCAGACGACGCACGCCTTCCACAGCCGGATGCTGGCCCAGGTCGGCCCGGAGCTGACCGAGTGGGTCCGCGCCAACATCACCCTCCACGAGCCGGAGCTGCCCTACATCTCCAACGTCACCGGCGGCTACGCCGACGCGGACCTGGTGTGCGATCCCGGTTACTGGGCCGCGCACATGGCGGGCACGGTGCAGTTCGCCACCGGCATCGAGACCCTGCTCGGCGATCCGCAGCTGGCGATCGTCGAGATCGGACCCGGGCAGTCGCTCGGCGCGCTGATCCGCAGCGCCGGTGCCCCGCCGCAGCGGTGGCCGATGATCCTGTCGACCCTTCCCGCCGCGAGCGACAGCCGCCCCGACGACGCGGTCGTCACCGACTGCCTGGCCCGGCTCTGGCTGCTCGGCGTCGAGCCGGACTGGCTGACCTACCACGACCGGCACGACGGCGCGCAGGTCGGCGACCCGGCCGCGCTGCCGGGCCGGATCCCGCTGCCCACCTACCCCTTCCAGCGGCAGAAGTTCTGGATCGAGGGCACCCGCGCCTCGAAGAGCGCCACGGCGGGCCACTCCGTCGCAGCGGTCGAGGGCGACGGGCCGAGCCTCGCCACCCTCGACGCGATCGAGGGGCTCGCCAAGCTGCCCGAGGACCAGTGGCACTACCTGCCCGTCTGGCGCCAGACCGCGGCACCCGCGCCCGCCGCCGCGCAGCCGGCCTCGTGGCTGGTCTACACCCGCGACGGCGTCGCGGACGAGGTGGTCACGGCACTGGCCAAGGTCACGACCGCAAACATCCGACTGGTACGCCCGGGCGAGGGCTACGCCACCGGGCCGGACGGGTACACGATCCTCCCCGGCAGCGTGGATGACACCCTGGCCCTCCTGCGTGATCTGCGCAAGAGCGGACAGCCGCTGGAGCGGGTGCTGCACCTGTGGTCCCTGGGCCCGGCGCTCGGCGAGACGATCGTCGCCGACGGCATGCACACGCTGGTCGCCCTGGCCCGCGCCGCCGGTGAACTCGGCATGGACAGCTGGTCCCTGGACGCGGCGGTCTCCGGCACCCAGCAGGTGCTCGCCGGTGACGTGGCCAACCCCTACGCCGCGACGGTGACCGGCCCGTGCCGGGTCATCCCGCTGGAGTACCCGACGATCGCCACCCGCCTGATCGACCTCGACGCCGACCCCGGTGCCACGGCGGTCGCGGCTCTCGTCACCGAGCTCCAGCGCCCGCTCGCCGATCCGGTGGTGGCGCTGCGGCACGGGCGCCGCTGGCTGCCGGGCTACGACCCGATGCCGACCATCACCGGAGACGACCGGGCGGTGCTCCGCGAGGGCGGCGTCTACCTCATCACCGGCGGCCTCGGCGGCATCGCCCTGGGCATGGCCGAGCAGCTCGCGACGGACTGCCGGGCGAAGCTCGTCCTGCTGGCCCGCAGCGGCCTGCCGGCCCGCGCCGAATGGCCGGGCATCCTCGCCGCCGAGCCCGCCGAAGGGAACAGCGACAAGGGAATCCGGGCACGGATCGCCCGGGTCGTCGACCTGGAGCAGCTCGGTGCCGAGGTGGAGATCGTCGTCGGCGACGTGAGCAGCCCCGACGACGTACGCCGAGCGGTCGACATCGCCCGGGAGCGCTTCGGGGCGCTGCACGGTGTGCTGCACGTGGCCGGCGTACCCGGCATGGGGTTGATGCAGTTCAAGCGGCCCGAGGAGCTCGACCTGGTGCTCGCGCCGAAGGTCGGCGGGACCCTGGCGATCGCGGACGCCCTGCGCATCGGCAAGCCCGACGAGGTGGAGCTGGACTTCCTGGTGCTCTTCTCGTCGATCACCTCGACGACCGGCGGCGGCCCCGGCCAGGTCGACTACTGCGCCGCCAACGCCTTCCTCGACAGCTACGCCTACCAGCTCGCCGACACCGGGCGCCGGGTGCTCTCGGTCAACTGGGGCGAGTGGACCTGGAACGCCTGGACCGACGGCCTGGCCGGCTATGCCGACTCGCTGCAGGAGTTCTTCCAGGCCAACCGGGCCCGGATCGGCATCGGCTTCGCCGACGGCTGGCGGTCGCTGCTGCGGGCGCTCGCGACCGGCGAGCCCCGGCTGGTCGTCTCCACACAGGACTTCGCGTCGATGATCAAGTTCAGTGCCTACTTCACCGTCGACGCGGTGACCTCGCAGGCCCTGGCACCGGGCGGCGGCGTCCGCCACCCCCGGCCGGAGCTGGTGACGTCCTATCAGGAGCCGTCGACCGATGTCGAGGAGGCGATCGCCGCGATCTGGTGCGAGTCGCTCTGCCTGGAGCGCGTCGGCGTGCAGGACAACTTCTTCGAGCTGGGCGGCAACTCCCTGCTCGGCGTGAACATCGTGGCGGCGATCCGGACGGCGTTCGACCTGGTCGAGCTGCCGCCGCACATCCTCTACGAGGCCCCGACCGTCGCGACCCTCGGCCTGGTGGTCGAGAAGGCGGCGTCGGGCGAGACCACGGGCTCCGCCACCGCGGAGAACGACGACAACGGCAGCCATGTCCGCGCGCAGCTGCGCCGGTCCGGGCTGGAGACGTCGGCCGGCCGCAGGCGCGGCCGGTAA